A single genomic interval of Asterias amurensis chromosome 1, ASM3211899v1 harbors:
- the LOC139939362 gene encoding snaclec coagulation factor IX/factor X-binding protein subunit B-like: MAANFTVFSFLLALLQSYFLIVSPACLSCHSPWTSFGNHCYLLVMDAKRFDEAEQHCQILSRLGRPSYLASIMSQDENDFLVLLIKSVYGETGKRTWFGYRLDRSSNSSTWGFIDGSSSGGYTNWHGNQPDGDGDCVEFFASAKNFLWNDLHCSYKRSFICKRPARF, encoded by the coding sequence ATGGCAGCAAACTTCACAGTTTTCAGTTTTCTTTTAGCACTCCTTCAGTCGTATTTCCTGATTGTGTCTCCTGCATGCCTGTCCTGTCACAGCCCATGGACAAGTTTTGGGAATCATTGCTACCTTCTCGTGATGGACGCCAAGAGatttgatgaagctgaacagCACTGTCAGATTTTGTCACGCCTTGGCAGACCATCTTATCTGGCATCCATTATGAGCCAAGACGAAAATGACTTCCTCGTCCTGCTTATCAAATCCGTGTACGGGGAAACCGGCAAGAGAACCTGGTTTGGCTACCGTTTAGACCGATCCAGCAACTCGTCAACTTGGGGCTTTATCGACGGCAGCTCTTCAGGCGGCTACACCAACTGGCATGGAAACCAACCCGACGGGGATGGAGACTGCGTAGAGTTCTTTGCTAGTGCAAAAAACTTCTTGTGGAATGACTTACATTGTTCCTACAAAAGGAGTTTCATCTGTAAAAGACCAGCCAGGTTCTGA